The stretch of DNA CGACGAACTCATGACCATCGAGGGCTTCGACGAGGCGACGGCCGAGGAACTTCAGGCCCGCGCCCGCGAAAGCCTGGAAGAGATCAACCAGAAGGCCATCGAACGCGCCAAATCGCTGGGCGTCCAGCAGGACCTGTTTGACTACGAGGGCCTGACCCCCCAGATGATAGAGAAACTTGCGGAGGATGGTATCCTGACGCTCGAGGAGTTCGCGCGCTGCGCCGACTGGGAGCTGGCGGGCGGATACACCACCGTCGACGGCAAGCGCGTCAAGGACGAGGGCCTGCTGGAACAGTTCGACGTGAGCCTTGAAGAGGCACAGCAGCTTGTCATGGGCGCACGGCTTCAGCTTGGCTGGGTCTCGGAGGAGCAGCTCGGTTCGGACGACGAGGACGAAGGCGAGGAAGAGGTCACCGACGAGGAGACCGCGGACGACGAGGATCGGACCTGAGGCGGAGGTGAGCCGGGGAGGCCGGAAAATCGAGCGTGACGCGCCCGAGCGGCGCTGCATCGCGACCGGCGAGACCGGACCCAAGGCCGGGCTTGTCCGCTTCGTGGTGGGGCCGGACGACAGCGTCGTTCCGGACCTTGCCGAAAAGCTGCCGGGCCGGGGGATCTGGGTGTCGGCCGACAGGGCGGCGCTTGAGAAGGCGGCAAGGAAGGGCCTGTTCTCGCGCGCGGCACGCCGCGCCGTGACGGCGGCGCCGGACCTTGCCGACCGGGTCGAGGCGTTGCTGGCCGCACGGGTGGTCGAGCTTCTGTCCCTGGCCCGAAAGGCCGGGCTGGCGCTGTCGGGGCTGGAAAAGGTCCGGGAGGCGCTGGTTTCCGGAGAGGCCTGCTGCCTGCTTCAGGCCTCGGACGGTTCTGCCCGCGAAAAGGCGCGTCTGCGCCCGCCGGCAGGGGAAAACACCTATTTTGCCGAATTGAGCGCGGCGGAAATGGGTTTGGCATTCGGGCGCGATCGTGTGATACATGCCGCGCTGATTTCCGGTGGACTCGCGGAGCGGGTCCGGTATGAGTCGGCCCGCCTTGCCGGGCTGAGACGAGATCAGGGCCAGCAGGACGCCGGCCAGGACGTTCCGGGGACGGCCCCGGTGGAAAGGTAATACGACGCATGAGCGATACGAAAGACACGACCGACAAGGGCAAGACCCTGGGGCTGCGGGGCGGCGGAACCGAGACATCTCATGTCCGGCAGAGCTTCTCGCACGGCCGGACGAAGTCGGTAACGGTTGAGCGGAAGCGCAAGCGTGTCGTGGTCCCCAAGAAGCCCGGCGCAGCCGGGTCTGCCGGCGGTGCCGCGGGTGGCCGGAACCTGTCGGACAGCGAGCTTGAGCGGCGCATGAAGGCGGTCCAGGCCGCCAAGGCCGTCGAGGCCGAGCGGTCCGAGCGGATGCGCGCCGAGGAAAAGGCGCACGAAGAGGAAATGGCGCGCCTGCGCGCCGAGAAGGAAGCCGCCGAGCGCGAGGAGCGCGAGCGCGAGATCGCCCGCCAGCGCAAGGAAGCCGAGGAAGCCGAGCGCGCGCAGGCGGAACAGGCCGAGAAGGCCCGATCCGCAGAGCGCCCGAAGGCCGCGGCAAAGGCCAAGACCGAGGCGATCGACCCCGCCACCGCGCAGGCCGCCGCAGCGCGGCTGGAGGCTGGCAAGACGATCACGCCCGCAGGCGCGAAGACGAAGGCGCCCGAGCGCACCGACGACGATCGCCGTGGCAAGGCCGGCAAGGCCGGCGACGACCGCCGCCGTTCGGGCAAGCTGACCATCAGCCAGGCCACCGGCGAGGATGGCCGGCAGCGGTCGGTCGCCGCGATGCGCCGCCGCCAGGAGCGCGAGAAGCGCAAGATGATGGGCTCGAACGAGCCGCGCGAAAAGGTCGTGCGCGAGGTCAGGGTGCCCGAGGCGATCATCGTCTCGGAACTGGCGAACCGCATGGCCGAACGTGTGGCCGCCGTGGTCAAGGCGCTGATGCAGATGGGCATCATGGCGACCCAGAACCAGACCATCGACGCCGACACCGCCGAGTTGATCGTCGAGGAATTCGGCCACAAGTCGGTCCGCGTGTCCGATGCCGACGTGGAGGACGTGATCGAGACCGCCAAGGATTCCGCCGAGGACATGAAGCCGCGCGCGCCGATCATCACGATCATGGGCCATGTGGACCACGGCAAGACGTCGCTTCTGGACGCGATCCGCAAGACCAACGTCGTCTCGGGAGAGGCGGGCGGGATCACCCAGCATATCGGCGCCTATCAGATCACCACCGACAGCGGCGCAAAGCTGACCTTCCTGGATACGCCGGGCCATGCGGCGTTTACCTCGATGCGCGCGCGCGGCGCACAGGTGACGGATATCGTCATCCTGGTGGTCGCGGCCGACGACAGCGTGATGCCGCAGACCATCGAGGCGATCAACCACGCCAAGGCGGCGGGCGTCCCGATGATCGTGGCGATCAACAAGATCGACAAGCCCGGCGCCGATTCGAACCGCGTGCGGACGGCGCTGCTGCAGCACGAGGTCGTGGTCGAAGCGATGGGCGGCGACGTGCTCGACGTGGAAGTCTCTGCGCTGACCGGCAAGGGGCTCGACACGCTGCTCGAGAACATCGCGCTTCAGGCCGAAGTCCTGGAGCTGAAGGCGAACCCGGACCGGCCCGCCGAAGGCGCCGTGATCGAGGCGCAGCTCGACGTGGGCCGCGGCCCCGTCGCGACGGTGCTGGTGCAGAAGGGCACGCTGAAGCGCGGCGACATCTTCGTCGTGGGCGAGCAGTGGGGCAAGGTGCGGGCGCTGATCAACGACCAGGGCGCGCGCGTGGACGAGGCCGGACCGTCGGTCCCGGTCGAGGTGCTGGGCCTGAACGGTACGCCCGAAGCGGGCGACGTGCTGAACGTGGTCCCCGACGAGGGCCGCGCCCGCGAGATCGCCGACTACCGTGCCCAGCTTGCCAAGGACAAGCGCGCGGCGGCCGGCGCCGCCACCACGCTCGACCAGCTTCTGGCCAAGAAGAAGGCCGACGAGAATGTGGTCGAGCTGCCGATCCTGGTGAAGGCCGACGTGCAGGGTTCTGCCGAGGCGATCGTCCAGGCGATGGAAAAGGTCGGCAACGACGAGGTGCGCGTGCGCGTGCTGCATTCGGGCGTCGGCGCCATCACCGAAAGCGACGTGACCCTGGCCGAGGCGTCCAAGGCGCCGATCATCGGCTTCAACGTGCGCGCCAATGCGCCGGCACGCGAATCCGCGAACCAGAAGGGCGTGGAGATCCGCTACTACTCGATCATCTACGACCTGGTGGATGACGTGAAGGCGGCTGCCTCGGGCCTGCTGTCGAACGAGATCCGCGAGAAGTTCATCGGCTATGCCGAGATCCGGCAGGTCTTCAAGGTGTCCGGCGTCGGCAAGGTCGCCGGCTGCGTGGTCACCGAGGGCGTCGCCCGCCGCTCGGCCGGCGTGCGCCTGCTGCGCGACAACGTGGTGATCCATCAGGGCAAGCTGAAAACGCTCAAGCGCTTCAAGGACGAGGTCAAGGAAGTTCAGGGCGGCCAGGAATGCGGCATGGCCTTCGAGAACTACGAGGACATCCGCGAGGGCGACGTGATCGAGATCTTCGAGACCGAGGAAATCGTGCGCACGCTCTGATTTCGGACAGATCCGAGACCCCGGAAGCCGGCGCCGCAAGCGCCGGCTTTCCTGCATCCGGGGGCCTGGGGTCTGGCACAGCCCGGACCGGCTGCATATATCGGGGCGGAACCGAAAGGATATGGCATGAGCGAGACGAAGTTCCCCGGCTGGCACGGCACCACGATCGTCGCCGTGCGCAAGGGCGGCAAGGTCGCGGTGGCGGGTGACGGGCAGGTCAGCCTGGGCCAGACCGTGATCAAGGGCTCTGCGCGCAAGGTGCGGCGCATCTCTCCGGGCGGGCGCGACGTCGTCTGCGGTTTCGCCGGATCCACCGCCGACGCCTTCACCCTGCTGGAACGGCTGGAGAAGAAGCTCGAGGCAAGTCCCGGCCAGTTGCAGCGCGCGGCGGTGGAGCTTGCCAAGGACTGGCGCACCGACAAGTTCCTGCGCAACCTGGAAGCCATGCTGATCGTGACCGACGGTAGCGACCTGTTCGTGATCACCGGCGCGGGCGACGTGCTGGAACCCGAGCATGACGTGACCGCCATCGGATCCGGCGGCAATTACGCGCTGGCGGCCGCCCGTGCGCTGGAGGACAGCGAACACGACGCCGAGGAAATCGCCCGCCGCGCCCTGCGCATCGCCGCCGAGATCTGCGTCTACACCAACGGCAACATGACCGTGGAAGTCATCGGTGCCTGACATCCGTTTCCGGCCGGTCACGGCCACGGACCTGCCGCTGCTTGCGGAGTGGATGGCCGCGCCGCACTGGCGCGAATGGTGGGGCGAGCCCGAAACGGAACTGGGCTACATCCGTGACATGATCGAGGGGCGCGATACCACCCGGCCCTTCCTGTTCGATATCGACGGCGTGCCCACGGGCTATATCCAGGTGTGGCGACCCGCGGACAACCGCATAGAGCCGTGGCTGTCGGACGCGCCCTGGATCGCCTGGCTGCCCGACGACGCCGTCGGCGTGGACCTGTCCATCGGCCCCGCGGAAAGCCTTTCCCGCGGCATAGGCAGCGCAGTGCTGCGCGCCTTCGTCGCCCGACTGCGCGCGGAAGGGCACCGTTTCATCGTGATCGACCCCGACCCGACCAACACCCGCGCCCTGCGCGCCTACGAGAAGGCAGGGTTTCGCCCGATCCCCGAATACCTGGGACGCACGGGCGACTGCCTTCTGATGCAGCATCACCCGGAGGACATGACCCCATGACCGACCTGACCCCCCGCGAGATCGTATCCGAGCTGGACCGTTTCATCATCGGCCAGGCCGAAGCCAAGCGCGCCGTGGCCGTGGCGCTGCGCAACCGCTGGCGGCGGCGGCAACTGGGCCCGGAACTGCGCGACGAGGTGTACCCGAAGAACATCCTGATGATCGGCCCCACCGGCGTCGGCAAGACCGAGATCAGCCGGCGGCTGGCGAAGCTTGCGCGCGCACCCTTTCTCAAGGTCGAGGCGACCAAGTTCACGGAAGTCGGCTATGTCGGCCGCGACGTGGAACAGATCGTCCGCGACCTGGCTGACAGCGCGGTCGCCATGGTGCGCGAGCACATGCGCGAAGAGATGAAGACCCGCGCCCACGCCGCCGCCGAGGAACGCGTGATCGAGGCGCTGGCCGGCAAGGATGCGCGCGAGCAGACCCGCGACATGTTCCGCAAGAAGCTGCGCGAGGGGCTGCTGGACGACAAGGAGATCGAGGTAGAGCTGGCCGAGACAGGCGGCAATCCCTTCCCGATGATGGAAATCCCGGGCCAGCCCGGCGGCGGCATGGGGATGATGAACCTGTCCGAGATCTTCGGGAAAGCGTTCGGCGGGCGCACCACGCGGCGGCGGATGCGCGTTGCCGACAGCTACGAAGTGCTGATCGCCGAGGAAGCCGACAAGCTGGTGGACCAGGAGGCAGTGACCAAGGAGGCGCTTCGCGCGGTCGAGGAGGACGGGATCGTGTTCCTCGACGAGATCGACAAGGTATGTGCCCGCTCGGACGCGCGCGGCGCCGATGTCAGCCGCGAGGGGGTGCAGCGCGACCTGCTGCCGCTGATCGAGGGCACGACCGTGTCCACCAAGTACGGCCCGGTCAAGACCGACCATATCCTCTTCA from Halovulum dunhuangense encodes:
- a CDS encoding RNA-binding protein, with the translated sequence MSRGGRKIERDAPERRCIATGETGPKAGLVRFVVGPDDSVVPDLAEKLPGRGIWVSADRAALEKAARKGLFSRAARRAVTAAPDLADRVEALLAARVVELLSLARKAGLALSGLEKVREALVSGEACCLLQASDGSAREKARLRPPAGENTYFAELSAAEMGLAFGRDRVIHAALISGGLAERVRYESARLAGLRRDQGQQDAGQDVPGTAPVER
- the infB gene encoding translation initiation factor IF-2, yielding MSDTKDTTDKGKTLGLRGGGTETSHVRQSFSHGRTKSVTVERKRKRVVVPKKPGAAGSAGGAAGGRNLSDSELERRMKAVQAAKAVEAERSERMRAEEKAHEEEMARLRAEKEAAEREEREREIARQRKEAEEAERAQAEQAEKARSAERPKAAAKAKTEAIDPATAQAAAARLEAGKTITPAGAKTKAPERTDDDRRGKAGKAGDDRRRSGKLTISQATGEDGRQRSVAAMRRRQEREKRKMMGSNEPREKVVREVRVPEAIIVSELANRMAERVAAVVKALMQMGIMATQNQTIDADTAELIVEEFGHKSVRVSDADVEDVIETAKDSAEDMKPRAPIITIMGHVDHGKTSLLDAIRKTNVVSGEAGGITQHIGAYQITTDSGAKLTFLDTPGHAAFTSMRARGAQVTDIVILVVAADDSVMPQTIEAINHAKAAGVPMIVAINKIDKPGADSNRVRTALLQHEVVVEAMGGDVLDVEVSALTGKGLDTLLENIALQAEVLELKANPDRPAEGAVIEAQLDVGRGPVATVLVQKGTLKRGDIFVVGEQWGKVRALINDQGARVDEAGPSVPVEVLGLNGTPEAGDVLNVVPDEGRAREIADYRAQLAKDKRAAAGAATTLDQLLAKKKADENVVELPILVKADVQGSAEAIVQAMEKVGNDEVRVRVLHSGVGAITESDVTLAEASKAPIIGFNVRANAPARESANQKGVEIRYYSIIYDLVDDVKAAASGLLSNEIREKFIGYAEIRQVFKVSGVGKVAGCVVTEGVARRSAGVRLLRDNVVIHQGKLKTLKRFKDEVKEVQGGQECGMAFENYEDIREGDVIEIFETEEIVRTL
- the hslV gene encoding ATP-dependent protease subunit HslV — translated: MSETKFPGWHGTTIVAVRKGGKVAVAGDGQVSLGQTVIKGSARKVRRISPGGRDVVCGFAGSTADAFTLLERLEKKLEASPGQLQRAAVELAKDWRTDKFLRNLEAMLIVTDGSDLFVITGAGDVLEPEHDVTAIGSGGNYALAAARALEDSEHDAEEIARRALRIAAEICVYTNGNMTVEVIGA
- a CDS encoding GNAT family N-acetyltransferase, with protein sequence MPDIRFRPVTATDLPLLAEWMAAPHWREWWGEPETELGYIRDMIEGRDTTRPFLFDIDGVPTGYIQVWRPADNRIEPWLSDAPWIAWLPDDAVGVDLSIGPAESLSRGIGSAVLRAFVARLRAEGHRFIVIDPDPTNTRALRAYEKAGFRPIPEYLGRTGDCLLMQHHPEDMTP
- the hslU gene encoding ATP-dependent protease ATPase subunit HslU — encoded protein: MTDLTPREIVSELDRFIIGQAEAKRAVAVALRNRWRRRQLGPELRDEVYPKNILMIGPTGVGKTEISRRLAKLARAPFLKVEATKFTEVGYVGRDVEQIVRDLADSAVAMVREHMREEMKTRAHAAAEERVIEALAGKDAREQTRDMFRKKLREGLLDDKEIEVELAETGGNPFPMMEIPGQPGGGMGMMNLSEIFGKAFGGRTTRRRMRVADSYEVLIAEEADKLVDQEAVTKEALRAVEEDGIVFLDEIDKVCARSDARGADVSREGVQRDLLPLIEGTTVSTKYGPVKTDHILFIASGAFHIAKPSDLLPELQGRLPIRVELRALTEEDFVRILTETDNALTRQYTALMATEEVAVEFTEDGIAALARIAAEVNTSVENIGARRLYTVLERVFEELSFTAPDRSGDTVVVDGPFVDRHLGALAKSVDLSRYVL